The bacterium genome segment GCTTGAAGCCCGCTGGGCGCGCGCCTATGCTCGCGGCCCACCCCAGCCGATCGAGGCGCCGCATGGCCGAGCTTCCCGTCGTCACCCTGCTGCCCGGCGAAGAACGCCGGCTGCGCCGCGGCCACTGCTGGGCCTACGCGGGCGAGATCGCCGCCGCGCCGGATGGGCTCGCCGCCGGCGACAGCGTGCTGCTCGTCGACGCGCGCGGCGAGGCGCTGGGCAGCGCGCTCTGGAATCCCCAGTCGCAGATCCGCGCGCGGCTCTTCGCGCGCCGCCCGCTGGATTTCGCGACGCACCTGCCGCAGGCGCTGGAGCGCGCGCTCGACCTGCGCCTGCGGCTCTTTGCGGCGCCGCAGTACCGGCTCGTCTTCGGCGAGGCGGACGGCCTGCCCGGGCTCACGGTGGATCGCTTCGGCGCCCTGCTCGTCGCGCAACTCGCCTCGGCGGCCAGCGAGGCGCACGCGGCGGCGATCGCGGGCGCGCTGCTCGCGTTGCCCGGCGTCACCGGGCTCGTGCTGCGCCGCGACGCCGGCGTGCGCCGCAAGGAGGGCCTCGCCGAACTCGCGCCCGAAGTGCAGGGCGCGTTGCCGGCCGAGGCCTGGGCCGAGGAGGGCGGACTCCGCTTCGCGATCGATCCGCTGGGCGGCCTCAAGGGCGGCTGGTTCTGGGATCAGCGCGAGAGCCGCGCCTGGCTGCGCGGCGTCGCGCGCGGCCGCCGCGTGCTGGACCTCTTCTGCCACAGCGGGGGCTTCGCGCTGCAGGCCGCAGCGGGCGGCGCCCAGGCCGTGCTCGGCCTCGATCGCTCGGAGGCGGCCCTCGCCCTCGCGCGCCGGAGCGCTCTCGCCAACAGCCTCGGCAAGCGCTGCCGCTTCGCCGCGCTCGACTTGATGCAGAGCGGCAAGGGCAAGGCCGGCTGGCCGCACGGCGAGTGGGATCTGGTCGTCCTCGATCCGCCGGCGCTGGCCAAGGAGCGCGGCGAGGCGGAGAGCGCCCTCGGCGCCTACACTCACCTCAACCGCAAGGCCGCCGGGCGCGTGGCGCCGGGCGGCATCCTGCTCACCTGCTCCTGCACCTATCCGGTCGAGGAGCACATCTGGCAGGGCCACGTGCTGCGCGCGGTGGCGAAGTCGGGCCGCCACGCGCGGGTGATTCACCGCGGCGGGCAGGGCGGCGATCACCCGGTGCTGCCCGGCATGCCCGAGACGCGCTACCTCAGCGTGCTCGCCCTTCAGCTCGACTGAGCCTGCGGCGCCGGCAGCAGGCTGGTCGCGAAGAGCGCGAGGCCCATCACGACGACCACGGTCGCGCCCGTGGGCAGGTCCAGCCAGTAGGAGACGAGCATGCCGGCCAGGCTGGTCGCGATGCCGAAGCTCCAGGCGTAGCCCAGGCGCCGCGCGCCCTGCGCGCCGCGCAAGGCCGCAAACACCGAGGGCACGATGAGGAAGCTGAAGACGAGCAGCACGCCGGCGATGCGCACCGAGCTCGTCACGACGAGCGCGAAGACCGCATAGAAGAGGAAGTCCCAGAGGGCGAGCCGCCGCCCCGCCTGCCGCGCGCCTTCGGGGT includes the following:
- a CDS encoding class I SAM-dependent rRNA methyltransferase, producing the protein MAELPVVTLLPGEERRLRRGHCWAYAGEIAAAPDGLAAGDSVLLVDARGEALGSALWNPQSQIRARLFARRPLDFATHLPQALERALDLRLRLFAAPQYRLVFGEADGLPGLTVDRFGALLVAQLASAASEAHAAAIAGALLALPGVTGLVLRRDAGVRRKEGLAELAPEVQGALPAEAWAEEGGLRFAIDPLGGLKGGWFWDQRESRAWLRGVARGRRVLDLFCHSGGFALQAAAGGAQAVLGLDRSEAALALARRSALANSLGKRCRFAALDLMQSGKGKAGWPHGEWDLVVLDPPALAKERGEAESALGAYTHLNRKAAGRVAPGGILLTCSCTYPVEEHIWQGHVLRAVAKSGRHARVIHRGGQGGDHPVLPGMPETRYLSVLALQLD